The DNA region CGGGAGAACACGAGACCACGCTGCATCCCTCGTTGTCCCAATCTCCCGCATCGCGGACCCTTTTCCCACAGATCGATTGACCGGCTGCGTTACCCACGGCCAGCTCTGTCTGCCAGAGCTTCTCTTCTCAAACTACCTCACCGACAATGCTATAGAAACACTCGATCATTggccttttcttcttcttcccttccttcCGGATCTTTTCGCGCGAACCACCAGCAAGCTCCCTGAGAGCTCGCGCCGCAGCCATGGCCGCCCTCCTCAGGTTCCTGAGGAGCATCTATaacctcgacaacctcgacacTCGCTTCACAAATCCCTCCTCTGTTCCCTACAagaccgtcgtcgaggctcGCGCCGACCCCGCGCAGGGCAAGGAGCTGCCGGCCAaggcccgcgcccgcgcgCAGCCGTCGAAATGGAACACCCCTGAGTACTGGCTCTACGTggtcttcatcggcggcatcgtgcCGTACATGTTCTGGATCGCCTACGAGGTCTCACGACGTGCGTTGCCCCCCATTGATAGAAAATTGTCCAAGAATATCTTCTGACGGCCTCGTGTCCCTCTTCAGCTTCTGATCCCCGATACCACAACTACGAGCGCTTCCTCTCAGACGGCTGGATCCCGGGTCGCAAGATCGTAAGCCACGCTACCAGCAAAACATCCTTCCCCGGCACGTCCAGACGACTGATCTCGAGCTTCTCATTCTAGGATGTATCCGACTCACAATACCACACCTTCCGCCAGAACCTTCCCTTCATGGCCGTCCTCCTACTCTGCCATCCCCTGCTGCGCAAGCTCTGGAACGCAGTGTTCCCCGTCCCCACCGACCTGGACAAGAGATCTGTCACGGAGCAGGGCGACGCCCGCCTCGAGCAGCGCGCCTCCTTCGACTACCGCttcgccctcttctttctcgtcGCACTGCACGGGTTCTCCGCCATGAAGGTCCTAGCCATCCTCTATATCAACTACCAGATCGCCACGCGCCTGCCTCGCCGCCACGTCCCCGCCGCCACTTGGATCTTCAACATCTGCATGCTCTTCGCCAACGAGCTGTGCCAGGGATACAAGTTCGCCGCCATTGCGCGGCACAttacgccgccgccatcgggCAAGAACCTCCTCGATGAGGACCCCTTCCTCATGCGCTGGGGCGCCTGGATGGACCACCATGGCGGGCTGATGGGCCGCTGGGAGATTCTCTTTAACATCACCGTCCTGCGACTCATCAGCTTCAACCTGGACTACTACTTCAGCCTTGACCAGCGGAGTGGAAGTCCCCTGGAGGTAAGACCAACAGACTTTCCCTTCTTCACCCAGCGCTGACGTCcacaagaagaagcaacTCGACCCCGCCAA from Colletotrichum higginsianum IMI 349063 chromosome 4, whole genome shotgun sequence includes:
- a CDS encoding MBOAT family protein; this encodes MAALLRFLRSIYNLDNLDTRFTNPSSVPYKTVVEARADPAQGKELPAKARARAQPSKWNTPEYWLYVVFIGGIVPYMFWIAYEVSRPSDPRYHNYERFLSDGWIPGRKIDVSDSQYHTFRQNLPFMAVLLLCHPLLRKLWNAVFPVPTDLDKRSVTEQGDARLEQRASFDYRFALFFLVALHGFSAMKVLAILYINYQIATRLPRRHVPAATWIFNICMLFANELCQGYKFAAIARHITPPPSGKNLLDEDPFLMRWGAWMDHHGGLMGRWEILFNITVLRLISFNLDYYFSLDQRSGSPLETFPSSPSADVHKKKQLDPANLSERDRLAMSAAPQDYSFRNYLAYAIYAPLYLVGPIMTYNDFISQLRHPPATIETYRTLRYAVRFLLALVAMEVILHYDYVCAISHAGIDWSTYSPAQLSLLSFFNLHIIWLKLLLPWRLFRLWALLDGVDPPENMLRCVSNNWSPKSFWKAWHRSYNRWLIRYIYIPLGGANFRSWATTVRSIATYLLVFTFVALWHDIRLRLLIWGWLIVLFLLPEVLAQLLFPARKWEGRPDAYRRLCGLGAVANVLMMMIANLVGFAVGLDGLQSILYGILHDWSGVMFFMIACVSLYMGVQIMFEIRESEMRRGISLKC